One Rosa chinensis cultivar Old Blush chromosome 5, RchiOBHm-V2, whole genome shotgun sequence genomic region harbors:
- the LOC112202921 gene encoding G-type lectin S-receptor-like serine/threonine-protein kinase At1g61500 isoform X7, with amino-acid sequence MPIGVGINSVSVLNSSMLFLFIFSLLPSQYWAEVYDLSPSQPLTQGQTLVSPGQIFELGFFSPNNSANKYVGMWHKSIFPRKIVWVANRENPLAVTDSLATLRIGSNGNLELVDGKQSSVWSTNVSVSTNGSAAVLLDNGTFVLKDDMGADLWQSLDYPGDSLLPSMLLGFDSSTRNWNLLTSWKGENDPSTGIFSVGLSAQTPTQIFIWKNGATPHWRSGPWDKSKFVGLPDMSTQYLSGFTLDDNVKQGTRYFSYSLYDNTLAYLEISSDGILKLMLLLNGENWSLNYAAPTNTCDSYGACGPFGFCKASDPPVCKCLKGFIPKSVDEWSKRNWTGGCVRRTRLSCERHTNTSVSSMGEKDGFWKMENLKIPDFHDYRTSLSNDVIEDCKTQCLSNCSCLAYAYVVNIGCLVWSKDLIDIQEFTSGGEDLFIRLAQTDLGDGKRTKLIVSLTAIFVISILGSIVFGFHRFSARKKGKSFSYRGNIKVTTKHFESIETTETSRDILLECIREHDRAEQFMYNYDSILIATNNFSSSNKLGEGGFGPVYKGKLQEGKEIAVKRLSRSSGQGVEEFKNEMLLISKLQHKNLVKIMGCCVTEDEKLLIYEFMENKSLDTLLFDLSRRAELDWARRFNIIQGVARGLLYLHHDSCLKVIHRDLKVSNILLDEKMNPKISDFGLARIVRGTQDLENTQKVVGTR; translated from the exons ATGCCAATAGGTGTTGGAATCAATAGTGTTAGCGTTTTAAATTCCTCCATGTTGTTCCTATTCATCTTCAGCTTGCTTCCCTCACAATATTGGGCTGAAGTTTATGATCTGAGTCCTTCACAACCATTAACACAGGGACAAACTCTAGTCTCTCCTGGTCAAATTTTTGAATTGGGATTTTTTAGTCCTAATAATTCTGCTAATAAGTATGTGGGGATGTGGCACAAAAGTATATTTCCTCGTAAAATTGTGTGGGTGGCTAACAGAGAAAATCCCCTTGCAGTTACAGACAGCTTGGCTACTTTGAGGATTGGCAGCAATGGAAATCTGGAGCTTGTAGATGGGAAGCAGAGTTCTGTCTGGTCAACCAATGTTTCGGTGTCAACTAATGGTTCAGCTGCAGTTCTTTTAGACAATGGAACCTTTGTTCTCAAAGATGATATGGGAGCTGATTTGTGGCAGAGTTTGGATTATCCTGGTGACTCACTTCTGCCAAGCATGTTGCTGGGATTTGATAGTAGTACTCGAAACTGGAATTTGTTGACATCATGGAAAGGTGAAAATGATCCATCAACTGGGATTTTCTCGGTTGGATTGTCAGCACAGACGCCAACACAAATATTCATCTGGAAAAATGGAGCAACTCCCCACTGGAGAAGTGGTCCATGGGATAAATCAAAGTTCGTTGGTCTACCTGATATGAGTACTCAATATCTAAGTGGATTTACTCTAGATGATAATGTGAAACAGGGAACAAGGTATTTCTCCTACAGTTTATATGACAATACTCTTGCATATTTGGAAATATCTTCTGATGGAATCTTGAAGCTTATGCTTTTGCTAAATGGCGAGAACTGGAGTCTTAACTATGCCGCACCGACGAATACATGTGACAGTTATGGAGCCTGTGGACCTTTTGGGTTTTGCAAAGCTTCTGACCCTCCAGTCTGCAAGTGTTTGAAAGGGTTTATACCCAAGTCAGTCGACGAATGGAGCAAAAGAAACTGGACAGGAGGTTGTGTGAGGCGAACCAGATTGTCTTGTGAGAGACACACAAATACTTCAGTCTCGTCAATGGGGGAAAAAGATGGGTTTTGGAAGATGGAGAACTTGAAAATACCCGATTTTCATGATTATCGGACTTCTTTATCTAACGACGTGATCGAGGACTGTAAGACACAGTGCCTGAGTAATTGTTCTTGTCTGGCTTATGCATATGTCGTTAATATAGGGTGTTTGGTTTGGTCCAAAGACCTCATTGATATACAGGAGTTTACCTCTGGTGGAGAAGATCTTTTTATTCGACTAGCACAAACAGATTTAG GTGATGGAAAGCGGACAAAACTAATTGTCAGCCTCACAGCTATTTTTGTCATTAGTATTCTGGGTTCCATAGTGTTCGGTTTCCACAGGTTCTCGGCTAGAAAGAAGGGTAAGAGTTTCAGTTACAGAG GAAACATAAAAGTAACAACTAAGCACTTCGAGTCAATTGAAACGACTGAGACTTCAAGAGACATTCTTCTAGAATGTATAAGAGAGCACGATCGGGCAGAGCAATTCATGTATAATTATGATAGCATCTTAATTGCAACAAACAATTTCAGCTCCTCAAACAAACTCGGCGAAGGAGGATTTGGCCCTGTTTATAAG GGTAAGCTACAAGAAGGGAAGGAAATAgcagtaaaaagactatctcGTAGCTCAGGACAAGGAGTagaagagttcaagaatgagATGTTGTTGATCTCCAAACTTCAACATAAAAATCTTGTTAAGATCATGGGCTGCTGTGTCACAGAGGATGAAAAGTTACTGATTTATGAATTCATGGAAAACAAAAGCTTGGATACCCTTCTGTTTG ATCTGTCAAGAAGAGCAGAGCTTGATTGGGCCAGACGCTTCAATATTATTCAGGGTGTTGCTAGAGGACTTCTTTATCTTCATCATGATTCTTGTTTGAAGGTAATACATAGAGATTTGAAGGTCAGCAATATTCTCTTGGATGAAAAAATGAAtccaaaaatttcagattttggattGGCACGAATTGTTCGAGGGACACAGGATCTAGAAAATACTCAGAAGGTTGTGGGAACACGGTAG
- the LOC112202921 gene encoding G-type lectin S-receptor-like serine/threonine-protein kinase At1g61500 isoform X2, which produces MPIGVGINSVSVLNSSMLFLFIFSLLPSQYWAEVYDLSPSQPLTQGQTLVSPGQIFELGFFSPNNSANKYVGMWHKSIFPRKIVWVANRENPLAVTDSLATLRIGSNGNLELVDGKQSSVWSTNVSVSTNGSAAVLLDNGTFVLKDDMGADLWQSLDYPGDSLLPSMLLGFDSSTRNWNLLTSWKGENDPSTGIFSVGLSAQTPTQIFIWKNGATPHWRSGPWDKSKFVGLPDMSTQYLSGFTLDDNVKQGTRYFSYSLYDNTLAYLEISSDGILKLMLLLNGENWSLNYAAPTNTCDSYGACGPFGFCKASDPPVCKCLKGFIPKSVDEWSKRNWTGGCVRRTRLSCERHTNTSVSSMGEKDGFWKMENLKIPDFHDYRTSLSNDVIEDCKTQCLSNCSCLAYAYVVNIGCLVWSKDLIDIQEFTSGGEDLFIRLAQTDLGDGKRTKLIVSLTAIFVISILGSIVFGFHRFSARKKGKSFSYRGNIKVTTKHFESIETTETSRDILLECIREHDRAEQFMYNYDSILIATNNFSSSNKLGEGGFGPVYKGKLQEGKEIAVKRLSRSSGQGVEEFKNEMLLISKLQHKNLVKIMGCCVTEDEKLLIYEFMENKSLDTLLFDLSRRAELDWARRFNIIQGVARGLLYLHHDSCLKVIHRDLKVSNILLDEKMNPKISDFGLARIVRGTQDLENTQKVVGTRGYMSPEYAMGGIFSEKSDVYSFGVLVLEIISGRKNNSFYYNDQLPSLLAYAWHLWSEGRGLELVDEVLADLYSSSEVMRCLQIGLLCVQDNAVDRPSMPEVVFMLSSNTDSPQPMKPTFTFHNAVSPQPQYVKSPCSGNEASITVIEGR; this is translated from the exons ATGCCAATAGGTGTTGGAATCAATAGTGTTAGCGTTTTAAATTCCTCCATGTTGTTCCTATTCATCTTCAGCTTGCTTCCCTCACAATATTGGGCTGAAGTTTATGATCTGAGTCCTTCACAACCATTAACACAGGGACAAACTCTAGTCTCTCCTGGTCAAATTTTTGAATTGGGATTTTTTAGTCCTAATAATTCTGCTAATAAGTATGTGGGGATGTGGCACAAAAGTATATTTCCTCGTAAAATTGTGTGGGTGGCTAACAGAGAAAATCCCCTTGCAGTTACAGACAGCTTGGCTACTTTGAGGATTGGCAGCAATGGAAATCTGGAGCTTGTAGATGGGAAGCAGAGTTCTGTCTGGTCAACCAATGTTTCGGTGTCAACTAATGGTTCAGCTGCAGTTCTTTTAGACAATGGAACCTTTGTTCTCAAAGATGATATGGGAGCTGATTTGTGGCAGAGTTTGGATTATCCTGGTGACTCACTTCTGCCAAGCATGTTGCTGGGATTTGATAGTAGTACTCGAAACTGGAATTTGTTGACATCATGGAAAGGTGAAAATGATCCATCAACTGGGATTTTCTCGGTTGGATTGTCAGCACAGACGCCAACACAAATATTCATCTGGAAAAATGGAGCAACTCCCCACTGGAGAAGTGGTCCATGGGATAAATCAAAGTTCGTTGGTCTACCTGATATGAGTACTCAATATCTAAGTGGATTTACTCTAGATGATAATGTGAAACAGGGAACAAGGTATTTCTCCTACAGTTTATATGACAATACTCTTGCATATTTGGAAATATCTTCTGATGGAATCTTGAAGCTTATGCTTTTGCTAAATGGCGAGAACTGGAGTCTTAACTATGCCGCACCGACGAATACATGTGACAGTTATGGAGCCTGTGGACCTTTTGGGTTTTGCAAAGCTTCTGACCCTCCAGTCTGCAAGTGTTTGAAAGGGTTTATACCCAAGTCAGTCGACGAATGGAGCAAAAGAAACTGGACAGGAGGTTGTGTGAGGCGAACCAGATTGTCTTGTGAGAGACACACAAATACTTCAGTCTCGTCAATGGGGGAAAAAGATGGGTTTTGGAAGATGGAGAACTTGAAAATACCCGATTTTCATGATTATCGGACTTCTTTATCTAACGACGTGATCGAGGACTGTAAGACACAGTGCCTGAGTAATTGTTCTTGTCTGGCTTATGCATATGTCGTTAATATAGGGTGTTTGGTTTGGTCCAAAGACCTCATTGATATACAGGAGTTTACCTCTGGTGGAGAAGATCTTTTTATTCGACTAGCACAAACAGATTTAG GTGATGGAAAGCGGACAAAACTAATTGTCAGCCTCACAGCTATTTTTGTCATTAGTATTCTGGGTTCCATAGTGTTCGGTTTCCACAGGTTCTCGGCTAGAAAGAAGGGTAAGAGTTTCAGTTACAGAG GAAACATAAAAGTAACAACTAAGCACTTCGAGTCAATTGAAACGACTGAGACTTCAAGAGACATTCTTCTAGAATGTATAAGAGAGCACGATCGGGCAGAGCAATTCATGTATAATTATGATAGCATCTTAATTGCAACAAACAATTTCAGCTCCTCAAACAAACTCGGCGAAGGAGGATTTGGCCCTGTTTATAAG GGTAAGCTACAAGAAGGGAAGGAAATAgcagtaaaaagactatctcGTAGCTCAGGACAAGGAGTagaagagttcaagaatgagATGTTGTTGATCTCCAAACTTCAACATAAAAATCTTGTTAAGATCATGGGCTGCTGTGTCACAGAGGATGAAAAGTTACTGATTTATGAATTCATGGAAAACAAAAGCTTGGATACCCTTCTGTTTG ATCTGTCAAGAAGAGCAGAGCTTGATTGGGCCAGACGCTTCAATATTATTCAGGGTGTTGCTAGAGGACTTCTTTATCTTCATCATGATTCTTGTTTGAAGGTAATACATAGAGATTTGAAGGTCAGCAATATTCTCTTGGATGAAAAAATGAAtccaaaaatttcagattttggattGGCACGAATTGTTCGAGGGACACAGGATCTAGAAAATACTCAGAAGGTTGTGGGAACACG TGGCTACATGTCTCCGGAATATGCCATGGGAGggatattttctgaaaaatctgaTGTCTATAGTTTCGGGGTCTTGGTATTGGAGATTATTAGCGGTAGGAAGAATAACAGCTTCTATTACAATGACCAACTGCCAAGCCTCCTAGCTTAT GCATGGCACTTGTGGAGTGAAGGCAGGGGATTGGAGTTAGTAGACGAAGTATTGGCTGATTTATATTCGTCATCAGAAGTAATGAGATGCCTGCAGATTGGGCTTCTTTGTGTACAAGACAATGCTGTGGATAGGCCAAGCATGCCGGAAGTAGTTTTCATGCTAAGTAGTAACACAGACAGTCCCCAACCTATGAAGCCTACATTCACTTTCCACAACGCAGTCTCTCCTCAACCACAGTATGTGAAAAGTCCTTGTTCCGGAAATGAAGCATCCATAACGGTAATCGAAGGGCGATAG
- the LOC112202921 gene encoding G-type lectin S-receptor-like serine/threonine-protein kinase At1g61500 isoform X4 — protein sequence MPIGVGINSVSVLNSSMLFLFIFSLLPSQYWAEVYDLSPSQPLTQGQTLVSPGQIFELGFFSPNNSANKYVGMWHKSIFPRKIVWVANRENPLAVTDSLATLRIGSNGNLELVDGKQSSVWSTNVSVSTNGSAAVLLDNGTFVLKDDMGADLWQSLDYPGDSLLPSMLLGFDSSTRNWNLLTSWKGENDPSTGIFSVGLSAQTPTQIFIWKNGATPHWRSGPWDKSKFVGLPDMSTQYLSGFTLDDNVKQGTRYFSYSLYDNTLAYLEISSDGILKLMLLLNGENWSLNYAAPTNTCDSYGACGPFGFCKASDPPVCKCLKGFIPKSVDEWSKRNWTGGCVRRTRLSCERHTNTSVSSMGEKDGFWKMENLKIPDFHDYRTSLSNDVIEDCKTQCLSNCSCLAYAYVVNIGCLVWSKDLIDIQEFTSGGEDLFIRLAQTDLGDGKRTKLIVSLTAIFVISILGSIVFGFHRFSARKKGNIKVTTKHFESIETTETSRDILLECIREHDRAEQFMYNYDSILIATNNFSSSNKLGEGGFGPVYKGKLQEGKEIAVKRLSRSSGQGVEEFKNEMLLISKLQHKNLVKIMGCCVTEDEKLLIYEFMENKSLDTLLFDLSRRAELDWARRFNIIQGVARGLLYLHHDSCLKVIHRDLKVSNILLDEKMNPKISDFGLARIVRGTQDLENTQKVVGTRGYMSPEYAMGGIFSEKSDVYSFGVLVLEIISGRKNNSFYYNDQLPSLLAYAWHLWSEGRGLELVDEVLADLYSSSEVMRCLQIGLLCVQDNAVDRPSMPEVVFMLSSNTDSPQPMKPTFTFHNAVSPQPQYVKSPCSGNEASITVIEGR from the exons ATGCCAATAGGTGTTGGAATCAATAGTGTTAGCGTTTTAAATTCCTCCATGTTGTTCCTATTCATCTTCAGCTTGCTTCCCTCACAATATTGGGCTGAAGTTTATGATCTGAGTCCTTCACAACCATTAACACAGGGACAAACTCTAGTCTCTCCTGGTCAAATTTTTGAATTGGGATTTTTTAGTCCTAATAATTCTGCTAATAAGTATGTGGGGATGTGGCACAAAAGTATATTTCCTCGTAAAATTGTGTGGGTGGCTAACAGAGAAAATCCCCTTGCAGTTACAGACAGCTTGGCTACTTTGAGGATTGGCAGCAATGGAAATCTGGAGCTTGTAGATGGGAAGCAGAGTTCTGTCTGGTCAACCAATGTTTCGGTGTCAACTAATGGTTCAGCTGCAGTTCTTTTAGACAATGGAACCTTTGTTCTCAAAGATGATATGGGAGCTGATTTGTGGCAGAGTTTGGATTATCCTGGTGACTCACTTCTGCCAAGCATGTTGCTGGGATTTGATAGTAGTACTCGAAACTGGAATTTGTTGACATCATGGAAAGGTGAAAATGATCCATCAACTGGGATTTTCTCGGTTGGATTGTCAGCACAGACGCCAACACAAATATTCATCTGGAAAAATGGAGCAACTCCCCACTGGAGAAGTGGTCCATGGGATAAATCAAAGTTCGTTGGTCTACCTGATATGAGTACTCAATATCTAAGTGGATTTACTCTAGATGATAATGTGAAACAGGGAACAAGGTATTTCTCCTACAGTTTATATGACAATACTCTTGCATATTTGGAAATATCTTCTGATGGAATCTTGAAGCTTATGCTTTTGCTAAATGGCGAGAACTGGAGTCTTAACTATGCCGCACCGACGAATACATGTGACAGTTATGGAGCCTGTGGACCTTTTGGGTTTTGCAAAGCTTCTGACCCTCCAGTCTGCAAGTGTTTGAAAGGGTTTATACCCAAGTCAGTCGACGAATGGAGCAAAAGAAACTGGACAGGAGGTTGTGTGAGGCGAACCAGATTGTCTTGTGAGAGACACACAAATACTTCAGTCTCGTCAATGGGGGAAAAAGATGGGTTTTGGAAGATGGAGAACTTGAAAATACCCGATTTTCATGATTATCGGACTTCTTTATCTAACGACGTGATCGAGGACTGTAAGACACAGTGCCTGAGTAATTGTTCTTGTCTGGCTTATGCATATGTCGTTAATATAGGGTGTTTGGTTTGGTCCAAAGACCTCATTGATATACAGGAGTTTACCTCTGGTGGAGAAGATCTTTTTATTCGACTAGCACAAACAGATTTAG GTGATGGAAAGCGGACAAAACTAATTGTCAGCCTCACAGCTATTTTTGTCATTAGTATTCTGGGTTCCATAGTGTTCGGTTTCCACAGGTTCTCGGCTAGAAAGAAGG GAAACATAAAAGTAACAACTAAGCACTTCGAGTCAATTGAAACGACTGAGACTTCAAGAGACATTCTTCTAGAATGTATAAGAGAGCACGATCGGGCAGAGCAATTCATGTATAATTATGATAGCATCTTAATTGCAACAAACAATTTCAGCTCCTCAAACAAACTCGGCGAAGGAGGATTTGGCCCTGTTTATAAG GGTAAGCTACAAGAAGGGAAGGAAATAgcagtaaaaagactatctcGTAGCTCAGGACAAGGAGTagaagagttcaagaatgagATGTTGTTGATCTCCAAACTTCAACATAAAAATCTTGTTAAGATCATGGGCTGCTGTGTCACAGAGGATGAAAAGTTACTGATTTATGAATTCATGGAAAACAAAAGCTTGGATACCCTTCTGTTTG ATCTGTCAAGAAGAGCAGAGCTTGATTGGGCCAGACGCTTCAATATTATTCAGGGTGTTGCTAGAGGACTTCTTTATCTTCATCATGATTCTTGTTTGAAGGTAATACATAGAGATTTGAAGGTCAGCAATATTCTCTTGGATGAAAAAATGAAtccaaaaatttcagattttggattGGCACGAATTGTTCGAGGGACACAGGATCTAGAAAATACTCAGAAGGTTGTGGGAACACG TGGCTACATGTCTCCGGAATATGCCATGGGAGggatattttctgaaaaatctgaTGTCTATAGTTTCGGGGTCTTGGTATTGGAGATTATTAGCGGTAGGAAGAATAACAGCTTCTATTACAATGACCAACTGCCAAGCCTCCTAGCTTAT GCATGGCACTTGTGGAGTGAAGGCAGGGGATTGGAGTTAGTAGACGAAGTATTGGCTGATTTATATTCGTCATCAGAAGTAATGAGATGCCTGCAGATTGGGCTTCTTTGTGTACAAGACAATGCTGTGGATAGGCCAAGCATGCCGGAAGTAGTTTTCATGCTAAGTAGTAACACAGACAGTCCCCAACCTATGAAGCCTACATTCACTTTCCACAACGCAGTCTCTCCTCAACCACAGTATGTGAAAAGTCCTTGTTCCGGAAATGAAGCATCCATAACGGTAATCGAAGGGCGATAG